A single genomic interval of Aureliella helgolandensis harbors:
- a CDS encoding aminotransferase class I/II-fold pyridoxal phosphate-dependent enzyme, protein MNNWSDFFQQKSASQARANLKRARSGPPSSPVIDFGSNDYLGFRRHSSVIAAVQQAAEQGWGSGASPVIGGYSPLHSQLETELAKLSGQADCITFSSGFGCNLGTLACLATDGDLVLSDQLNHASLIDGIRLSRAHRQVYPHLQTQYVADFLSQHRHEYAKVMLVTESIFSMDGDAAPLEDLSEVCRRFDCGLVVDEAHATGVYGPRGGGLLEELRLEEQVLLKLGTLSKALGSIGGYACGAAAPIEYLVNHCRSYLFSTAMPAPVAAGALASLRLLGETQVERRTLREASRQLRRQLSAAGWNVPMGDSPIVPVIIGSEKSALALAKRLELVGYRIPAIRPPTVPAGTARLRISLSSLHGEAQLAGLIAAFGPAS, encoded by the coding sequence ATGAATAATTGGTCCGACTTCTTCCAGCAGAAGTCTGCGAGTCAGGCACGGGCCAACCTGAAGCGTGCGCGTAGCGGACCGCCTTCTTCGCCCGTGATCGATTTTGGCAGCAACGATTATCTAGGATTCCGTCGCCATAGCAGCGTGATTGCAGCGGTCCAACAAGCGGCAGAGCAGGGCTGGGGTAGTGGTGCTAGCCCCGTGATTGGCGGATACAGCCCGCTCCATTCTCAGCTCGAAACGGAATTGGCAAAATTGTCAGGCCAAGCGGACTGCATCACCTTTAGCAGCGGGTTTGGCTGCAATCTGGGGACGCTCGCATGCCTTGCAACCGACGGCGATCTGGTGCTGAGCGATCAACTCAACCACGCCAGCCTGATCGACGGCATTCGCCTAAGCCGTGCTCACCGGCAGGTTTATCCGCACCTTCAAACGCAATATGTCGCAGATTTTCTCAGCCAACATCGCCACGAGTATGCAAAGGTAATGCTGGTGACGGAGTCCATTTTCAGCATGGATGGCGACGCGGCACCACTGGAAGATTTGTCCGAAGTGTGCCGTCGTTTCGATTGTGGGCTCGTGGTCGATGAGGCGCATGCGACGGGGGTCTATGGCCCGCGCGGTGGTGGTCTGCTGGAAGAGCTCAGACTGGAAGAGCAGGTGTTGCTGAAGCTGGGGACCCTTAGCAAGGCCCTCGGTAGCATCGGCGGCTATGCGTGCGGGGCGGCAGCCCCCATTGAATATCTGGTCAACCACTGCCGGAGCTATCTGTTTAGTACAGCCATGCCTGCGCCGGTTGCTGCCGGGGCCCTGGCCTCGCTTCGCTTGCTAGGCGAGACCCAAGTCGAGCGGCGAACACTGCGTGAAGCCTCCCGGCAACTCCGCCGACAACTGTCCGCTGCGGGCTGGAACGTACCGATGGGAGACAGCCCCATTGTGCCTGTGATCATTGGCTCCGAGAAATCGGCCTTGGCGCTGGCCAAGCGTTTGGAGCTGGTTGGCTATCGCATTCCTGCCATACGGCCCCCAACCGTCCCCGCGGGGACAGCTCGCTTGCGAATCAGTCTCTCCAGCTTGCATGGGGAAGCCCAGCTTGCCGGGCTAATCGCCGCCTTTGGCCCAGCTTCCTAA